A part of Melittangium boletus DSM 14713 genomic DNA contains:
- a CDS encoding molecular chaperone DnaJ, which translates to MAKGGQTPQDPASPRMQAAWKLKDAGDVVAARRAALHLLADAPSPDDAAQARELLRRGTTAPALYGFAALAAFLLVLLVVLATTRY; encoded by the coding sequence ATGGCGAAAGGCGGACAGACGCCCCAAGACCCTGCTTCCCCCCGGATGCAGGCGGCATGGAAGCTCAAGGACGCCGGCGACGTGGTGGCCGCGCGGCGCGCCGCCCTGCACCTGCTCGCGGACGCCCCGAGCCCCGACGACGCGGCGCAGGCCCGGGAGCTGCTGCGCCGCGGTACCACGGCCCCCGCCCTCTATGGCTTCGCGGCCCTGGCCGCTTTCCTCCTCGTGCTGCTCGTGGTGCTCGCCACCACGCGCTACTAG
- a CDS encoding beta-ketoacyl synthase N-terminal-like domain-containing protein has product MRRVGIFGWGVVAPRSRNIESFEQNLASSESWLSAFSGFGPNNFLVGQPDFDFAEYKPWVDARFPATRFAQLEKKMGQPTKMAIGSFIQALGQNPGLEQELQALGPRTHVYVGTGLGDLPTIHDITLNLHRAQRRWDRFWASPERNSALRHWLETREPLPGLPPEPTSVEENDRDVAEEAWWHFWAAQSAELRDYLAEQKEIEGLGVESGNVEAAKLAVIKEKRTRNQRLQKKWGAPEPPWNAVPAEILWNIHNMPAAQISIMGKLTGMSFAPVAACSSFGYGLKLALDAIRSGDAKAVVLGMTDPPPHPLVVGGFYNARVVSADGAVSKPLTQLRGTHVAGGSVVWILGDLEHFTAKGLKPLGMEPLTVGVTSDADHIITPSKEGPTVAIHEALGKAGLKPEDMGSWDLHATATPGDFLEMETLRAVMPETVLVTARKGTFGHGMSAGGGWELTAQYLGYARGQVFPTPLGEGELNKEIGRVHERYVFDQAVASPQGCAGKLSMGVGGINACVISRPWR; this is encoded by the coding sequence GTGCGCAGAGTTGGAATCTTTGGCTGGGGAGTGGTCGCGCCCCGGTCGCGGAACATCGAGTCCTTCGAGCAGAACCTGGCCTCATCGGAGAGCTGGCTGTCCGCGTTCAGTGGCTTCGGGCCGAACAACTTCCTCGTCGGCCAGCCGGACTTCGACTTCGCCGAGTACAAGCCGTGGGTGGACGCCCGCTTCCCCGCCACGCGCTTCGCCCAGCTCGAGAAGAAGATGGGCCAGCCCACGAAGATGGCCATCGGCTCCTTCATCCAGGCGCTCGGACAGAACCCGGGCCTGGAGCAGGAGCTGCAAGCGCTCGGGCCACGCACCCACGTCTACGTGGGCACGGGCCTGGGCGACCTGCCCACCATCCATGACATCACGCTCAACCTGCACCGCGCCCAGCGGCGGTGGGACCGGTTCTGGGCGTCGCCCGAGCGCAACAGCGCCCTGCGCCACTGGCTGGAGACGCGCGAGCCCCTGCCGGGTCTGCCTCCCGAGCCCACGAGCGTGGAGGAGAACGACCGGGACGTGGCCGAGGAGGCGTGGTGGCATTTCTGGGCGGCCCAGTCCGCCGAGCTGCGTGACTACCTCGCCGAGCAGAAGGAGATCGAGGGCCTGGGCGTGGAGAGCGGCAACGTGGAGGCCGCCAAGCTCGCCGTCATCAAGGAGAAGCGCACGCGCAACCAGCGCCTGCAGAAGAAGTGGGGCGCGCCCGAGCCCCCCTGGAACGCGGTGCCGGCGGAAATCCTCTGGAACATCCACAACATGCCCGCCGCGCAGATCTCCATCATGGGCAAGCTCACCGGCATGAGCTTCGCGCCCGTGGCGGCGTGCTCCTCGTTCGGCTACGGGCTCAAGCTGGCCCTCGACGCCATCCGGAGTGGGGACGCCAAGGCCGTGGTGCTGGGCATGACGGATCCGCCGCCGCACCCGCTCGTGGTGGGTGGCTTCTACAACGCACGCGTGGTGAGCGCGGACGGCGCCGTGTCCAAGCCCCTCACCCAGCTGCGCGGCACGCACGTGGCCGGGGGCTCGGTGGTGTGGATCCTCGGAGACCTGGAGCACTTCACCGCCAAGGGCCTCAAGCCCCTGGGCATGGAGCCCCTCACCGTGGGCGTCACCTCGGACGCGGACCACATCATCACGCCCTCGAAGGAGGGCCCCACGGTGGCCATCCACGAGGCCCTGGGCAAGGCGGGCCTGAAGCCCGAGGACATGGGCAGCTGGGATCTGCACGCCACCGCCACCCCCGGCGACTTCCTGGAGATGGAGACGCTGCGCGCGGTGATGCCCGAGACGGTGCTGGTGACGGCGCGCAAGGGCACCTTCGGCCATGGCATGAGCGCCGGCGGCGGCTGGGAGCTGACGGCCCAGTACCTCGGCTACGCGCGAGGCCAGGTGTTCCCCACGCCCCTGGGCGAGGGCGAGCTCAACAAGGAGATTGGCCGCGTGCACGAGCGCTACGTCTTCGACCAGGCCGTGGCCTCGCCCCAGGGCTGCGCCGGCAAGCTGTCCATGGGCGTGGGTGGCATCAACGCCTGCGTCATCTCCCGCCCCTGGCGCTAG
- a CDS encoding DUF6683 family protein yields the protein MKGVYRKVTVLATVGALLGGVGSAGARPPSAYREYDSALFVSGGFKLAFPKKGGPQEPRSRGEEEAVSPVLLPLSVSSFRTVGNPIMPKRVASGVSGLDADTRRQLEAALLTLLREYEQLLDRNDDPRLKNNLAGAFNHLFLSSYKALKGGGLTPEQQKSMLMQLNAGFALGLKERRLSDREKQELYESAVLSGSIILGLYNEGRDKDRKTARELARALLEQLMGITPERIHTDGDSVWID from the coding sequence ATGAAGGGTGTTTACAGGAAGGTCACCGTCCTCGCGACGGTGGGTGCCCTCCTGGGGGGAGTGGGGAGCGCGGGCGCCCGGCCCCCGAGCGCCTACCGGGAGTACGACAGCGCCCTGTTCGTCAGCGGGGGCTTCAAGCTCGCCTTCCCCAAGAAGGGGGGGCCGCAGGAGCCGCGTTCCCGGGGCGAGGAGGAGGCCGTCTCCCCCGTGCTGCTGCCCCTGTCGGTGTCGTCGTTCCGCACCGTGGGCAACCCCATCATGCCCAAGCGCGTCGCCTCGGGCGTGTCGGGCCTGGACGCGGACACCCGCCGCCAGCTCGAGGCGGCCCTCCTGACGCTGCTGCGCGAGTACGAGCAGTTGTTGGATCGCAACGACGACCCGCGCCTCAAGAACAACCTGGCCGGGGCCTTCAACCACCTCTTCCTGTCCTCCTACAAGGCGCTCAAGGGCGGAGGGCTCACCCCCGAGCAGCAGAAGAGCATGCTGATGCAGCTCAACGCCGGCTTCGCCCTGGGGCTCAAGGAGCGGCGGCTGTCGGATCGCGAAAAGCAGGAGCTGTACGAGTCCGCCGTGCTCTCGGGCTCCATCATCCTCGGGCTCTACAACGAGGGGCGCGACAAGGATCGAAAGACGGCGCGCGAGCTGGCGCGGGCCCTGCTCGAACAGCTCATGGGCATCACCCCGGAGCGGATCCACACCGACGGCGACTCGGTGTGGATCGACTGA
- a CDS encoding MBL fold metallo-hydrolase → MRLSLHRGVSLAVLASARTEAEHHEDLGCSIQGPTARPVRRAQAALKQRLAELGPERALREAKSLVRWLEETPRYAALCTEGRRRQGRRPLKPEVLFPDAARHAPRVLHLRRDEQGLDFPVKAREWPVLAELFATLARGATPAELRALSARPAAGELLADLSGAGWLERHEGTVPVPTPGALFIGHNTVLVTSAQARVLVDPYFRPAHALDLPDYPPMQPKDLGPVDAVVITHSHGDHFHLGSLLQLPRDTRIFVPAVERESLFSTDCVLRLTQLGYTRVEPLRWGEERRVGDITVRALPFHGEQPTDGEGLYPGLFNEGNTWLVRAPGFSAAFFADAGHDVRGDMETVCRGLREEAPVDVLFCGVRGFRLEPLFFGYTTLDAYLVDVPLELLTRPQRLMAGPEEALRYGELLGARYVVPCADGGAPWYWREGMGPRYPGYPGEPVSGASTRDENPDADPYPERLAQVRARDKGAPRALLMRPGEAVAWRGRKAPEVVQYSGFRWPFGGPPGARSP, encoded by the coding sequence ATGCGTCTGTCCCTTCACCGGGGCGTCAGCCTCGCCGTGCTCGCCTCGGCCCGCACCGAGGCCGAGCACCATGAAGACCTGGGTTGCAGCATCCAGGGCCCCACCGCCCGGCCCGTGCGCCGGGCCCAGGCGGCGCTCAAACAGCGGCTGGCGGAGCTGGGTCCCGAACGCGCCCTGCGCGAGGCGAAGTCCCTGGTGCGCTGGCTGGAGGAGACACCCCGATACGCCGCGCTCTGCACCGAGGGCCGCCGCCGCCAGGGCCGGCGTCCGCTGAAGCCAGAAGTCCTCTTCCCCGACGCGGCCAGACACGCGCCTCGCGTGCTGCACCTGCGGCGCGATGAGCAGGGGCTCGACTTTCCCGTGAAGGCGCGCGAGTGGCCCGTCCTCGCCGAGCTCTTCGCCACGCTCGCGCGAGGAGCCACCCCCGCCGAGCTGCGCGCCCTGTCCGCCCGGCCCGCCGCGGGCGAGTTGCTGGCGGACCTGTCGGGCGCGGGCTGGCTGGAGCGGCATGAAGGCACCGTCCCCGTGCCCACTCCGGGCGCGCTCTTCATCGGCCACAACACCGTGCTCGTGACGAGCGCCCAGGCACGCGTGCTGGTGGATCCCTACTTCCGCCCCGCGCACGCCCTGGATCTGCCGGACTACCCGCCCATGCAGCCCAAGGACCTGGGGCCCGTGGACGCGGTGGTCATCACCCACTCGCACGGAGACCACTTCCACCTGGGCTCGCTGCTGCAACTGCCGCGCGACACGCGCATCTTCGTGCCCGCGGTGGAGCGCGAGAGCCTGTTCTCCACCGACTGCGTGCTGCGGCTCACCCAGCTGGGCTACACACGCGTGGAGCCGCTGCGCTGGGGCGAGGAGCGGCGGGTGGGGGACATCACCGTGCGCGCCCTGCCCTTCCACGGCGAGCAGCCCACCGACGGAGAGGGCCTCTACCCGGGGCTCTTCAACGAGGGCAACACGTGGCTGGTGCGCGCGCCGGGCTTCTCCGCGGCCTTCTTCGCCGACGCCGGACATGACGTGCGCGGGGACATGGAGACGGTGTGCCGCGGCTTGCGCGAGGAGGCCCCCGTGGACGTGCTCTTCTGCGGCGTGCGCGGCTTCCGGCTCGAGCCCCTCTTCTTCGGCTACACCACGCTGGACGCGTACCTCGTGGACGTGCCGCTCGAACTGCTCACCCGGCCCCAGCGGCTCATGGCCGGGCCCGAGGAGGCCCTGCGCTATGGCGAGCTGCTCGGGGCGCGCTACGTGGTGCCCTGCGCGGACGGAGGCGCGCCCTGGTACTGGCGCGAGGGCATGGGCCCCCGCTACCCGGGCTACCCCGGCGAGCCCGTGAGCGGCGCCAGCACCCGGGACGAGAACCCGGACGCGGACCCCTACCCCGAGCGGCTGGCCCAGGTCCGAGCGCGGGACAAGGGAGCGCCCCGCGCCCTGCTGATGCGCCCTGGCGAAGCGGTGGCGTGGCGCGGGCGCAAGGCCCCCGAGGTCGTCCAGTACTCCGGCTTCCGTTGGCCCTTCGGTGGCCCCCCCGGCGCCCGGTCGCCCTGA
- a CDS encoding nucleotidyltransferase: MSDTDTQTAGHDTDDRGHDKGPQPQRATPPLMPRPSKAPPPMQADQRPPIERGAHLLALSALKNAEIPFVVAGAYALHLYTGIYRDTKDLDLFLKREHVERAMEALAGMSFQTKMHDPVWIAKAFANDEYFADLIFSSGNGVAVVDDLWIDRAHPGIVHGLPILVAPPEDIIWSKSFVCERERFDGTDINHLILACGKQMDWNHLMMRFQPHWEVLLAHLTFYRFAYPGQRDHVPQWVWEELLERARLQENEPEKKKLCRGMIIAQGQYRVDVEHWGYSDARLEEVPTFRDYKKG; encoded by the coding sequence ATGAGCGATACCGATACCCAGACGGCGGGACATGACACGGACGACAGGGGACACGACAAGGGTCCCCAGCCCCAGCGCGCCACCCCGCCGCTGATGCCGCGGCCGAGCAAGGCCCCCCCACCCATGCAGGCGGACCAACGTCCGCCCATCGAGCGGGGAGCGCATCTGCTCGCGCTGAGCGCGCTCAAGAACGCGGAGATTCCCTTCGTGGTCGCGGGCGCCTATGCGCTGCACCTCTATACGGGCATCTACCGGGACACCAAGGACCTGGACCTCTTCCTCAAGCGCGAGCACGTCGAGCGCGCCATGGAAGCCCTGGCTGGCATGTCCTTCCAGACGAAGATGCACGACCCCGTGTGGATCGCGAAGGCCTTCGCCAACGACGAGTACTTCGCCGACCTCATCTTCAGCTCGGGCAACGGCGTGGCGGTGGTGGATGACCTGTGGATCGACCGGGCCCATCCGGGCATCGTCCACGGCCTGCCCATCCTGGTGGCACCGCCCGAGGACATCATCTGGTCCAAGTCCTTCGTGTGCGAGCGCGAGCGCTTCGATGGCACGGACATCAACCACCTCATCCTCGCCTGCGGCAAGCAGATGGACTGGAATCACCTGATGATGCGCTTCCAGCCGCACTGGGAGGTGCTGCTGGCGCATCTGACCTTCTACCGCTTCGCCTACCCGGGCCAGCGCGACCACGTGCCCCAGTGGGTCTGGGAGGAGCTGCTCGAGCGCGCGCGCCTCCAGGAGAACGAGCCGGAGAAGAAGAAGCTGTGCCGGGGGATGATCATCGCCCAGGGCCAGTACCGCGTGGACGTGGAGCACTGGGGCTACTCCGACGCCCGGCTGGAGGAGGTCCCCACCTTCCGCGACTACAAGAAGGGCTGA
- a CDS encoding sigma-70 family RNA polymerase sigma factor — translation MAIGRKKTAGTGSRSRAKKPAEAPAPQDSEAVEAEAVEPEALEPLLEELEEVDAELEAPVAARPSALVKAGEASLTRTDPLQAYMNEVHRHPLLKREEEVSLARHYRDTGDVQAAYRLVASNLRLVVKLAHEYHRNPLSLLDLVQEGNIGLMQAVKKYDPERGVKLSSYAAWWIRAYILRYIMDNWKMVKLGTTEAQRKLFFKLRQEQEKLMAQGFEVTPKMLADRLNVTEQDVVEMDQRLGHDEVSLDAPVGGDDSTATRGDRLLPSSSSQGAEERLGNEELRALFREKLQDFSKSLEGKERYIFEHRLISDEPLTLQDIGDKYGVSRERARQIEAALINRMREYMREHIPDFDLVAVPKG, via the coding sequence ATGGCGATTGGGAGGAAGAAAACGGCGGGAACGGGCTCCCGGAGCCGGGCGAAGAAGCCCGCCGAGGCCCCGGCCCCCCAGGATTCCGAGGCAGTGGAGGCGGAGGCCGTCGAGCCGGAGGCCCTCGAACCCCTCCTGGAGGAGCTGGAGGAAGTGGATGCCGAGCTGGAGGCGCCGGTGGCCGCCAGGCCCTCGGCGCTGGTGAAGGCAGGGGAGGCGTCGCTCACCCGGACGGACCCCCTCCAGGCCTACATGAATGAGGTCCACCGCCATCCCCTGCTCAAGCGCGAGGAGGAGGTGTCGCTCGCCCGGCATTACCGTGACACTGGAGATGTCCAGGCCGCCTACCGCCTGGTGGCGAGCAACCTGAGACTGGTGGTGAAGCTGGCCCACGAGTACCACCGCAACCCCCTGTCCCTGTTGGACCTGGTGCAGGAGGGCAACATCGGGCTCATGCAGGCGGTGAAGAAGTACGACCCGGAGCGAGGGGTGAAGCTCAGCTCCTACGCCGCGTGGTGGATACGCGCCTACATCCTGCGCTACATCATGGACAACTGGAAGATGGTGAAGCTGGGGACGACGGAAGCCCAGCGCAAGCTCTTCTTCAAGCTGCGCCAGGAGCAGGAGAAGTTGATGGCGCAGGGCTTCGAGGTGACGCCGAAGATGCTGGCGGACCGCCTCAACGTCACCGAGCAGGACGTGGTGGAGATGGACCAGCGGCTCGGGCACGACGAGGTGTCCCTGGACGCGCCGGTGGGTGGGGACGACTCGACGGCGACGCGGGGAGACCGGCTGCTGCCGTCCTCGTCGTCGCAAGGGGCCGAGGAGCGGCTGGGCAACGAGGAGCTGCGCGCGCTCTTCCGCGAGAAGCTCCAGGACTTCTCGAAGTCGCTCGAGGGCAAGGAGCGCTACATCTTCGAGCACCGGCTCATCTCCGACGAGCCGCTGACCCTGCAGGACATTGGCGACAAGTACGGCGTGAGCCGCGAGCGGGCGCGGCAGATCGAGGCCGCGCTCATCAACCGGATGCGTGAGTACATGCGCGAGCACATTCCGGACTTCGATCTGGTGGCGGTTCCCAAGGGGTAG
- a CDS encoding DEAD/DEAH box helicase: MSDIDTPEQPGTPAEASSRPAEYVADVSFDDLNLSEPLRRGIAERGYTHPTPVQAKAFGPVVAGRDLIVRSKTGTGKTAAFGLPLLEKLSAEDKRVRALILCPTRELALQVSEELSALGKYKGVKVAAIYGGASMKQQEDALEEGTQIIVGTPGRVFDHINRGNLKLDGCTHAVLDEADEMLNQGFYEEVTRILDRLPKDRQVLLFSATVPTDIQNLIARYTTNAETLLLSGDVFTVEHIHHIRYDVSDEYPKPRNLIYVLEAEEPSNAIIFCNTRDDTALVTAVLNRNGFDADLLNGDLPQKERERVMAKVKRGEVAFMVATDIAARGIDISGLEYVINYSLPEDPAVYLHRVGRTGRIGNKGTAINLFSGRELATYTTLEKKFGIKFEKKQMPAPEEAVRLWAERHVREIREAASGSIFEGFLPLVSHLKGRADSDDLIAFLLKYFFSHLRMEKAKANEESGAQAAAPARAPEPRREKRGDRERPSSRREERGGERPPRRDERRAEPSGESRREDRGADKRRRERPERGPSRMDAAAGEVKLWVNLGSEDGLGPGSIVTALEEAGAPHNKVVRADLKPGFAYVFIAEEDLAAFEALNGKPYKDKSLKVEKSRPRGERDPNRPPPSPDAGPGEVKLKFNLGTDDGLDDATFIAALEAAGAPAGKVNKALLRGHYGYAYVPESESQAFEALDGKPHGDKTLKVDKHRPRGTRERPPRPERTETPEVPGQARLWVGLGRADAADEAAVTSTLESLGAPAGKVLRVELKPTYSYVFIAEEDVPAFEALHGKPHGENKTLKLERARRK; this comes from the coding sequence ATGAGTGACATCGATACCCCGGAACAGCCGGGCACCCCGGCCGAAGCCTCGTCCCGCCCCGCCGAGTACGTGGCGGACGTCAGCTTCGATGATCTGAATCTCTCCGAGCCGTTGCGGCGTGGCATCGCCGAACGGGGCTACACCCATCCCACCCCCGTGCAGGCCAAGGCGTTCGGGCCCGTGGTCGCGGGGAGGGATCTCATCGTGCGCAGCAAGACGGGCACCGGCAAGACGGCCGCCTTCGGCCTGCCCCTGCTCGAGAAGCTGTCGGCCGAGGACAAGCGCGTGCGCGCGCTCATCCTCTGCCCCACGCGCGAGCTGGCGCTCCAGGTCTCCGAGGAGCTGAGCGCCCTGGGCAAGTACAAGGGCGTGAAGGTGGCGGCCATCTACGGCGGTGCCTCCATGAAGCAGCAGGAGGACGCGCTCGAGGAGGGCACGCAGATCATCGTGGGCACGCCCGGCCGGGTGTTCGACCACATCAACCGCGGCAACCTCAAGCTCGACGGCTGCACCCACGCGGTGCTCGATGAAGCCGACGAGATGCTCAACCAGGGCTTCTACGAGGAGGTCACCCGCATCCTCGACCGCCTCCCCAAGGACCGGCAGGTGCTGCTCTTCAGCGCCACCGTGCCCACGGACATCCAGAACCTCATCGCCCGCTACACCACCAACGCCGAGACGCTGCTGCTCTCCGGCGACGTCTTCACCGTCGAGCACATCCACCACATCCGCTACGACGTGTCGGACGAGTACCCCAAGCCGCGCAACCTCATCTACGTGCTGGAGGCCGAGGAGCCCAGCAACGCCATCATCTTCTGCAACACCCGGGATGACACGGCGCTCGTCACGGCGGTGCTCAACCGCAACGGCTTCGACGCGGACCTGCTCAACGGCGACCTGCCGCAGAAGGAGCGCGAGCGGGTGATGGCCAAGGTGAAGCGCGGCGAGGTCGCCTTCATGGTGGCCACGGACATCGCCGCGCGCGGCATCGACATCTCCGGCCTCGAGTACGTCATCAACTACTCGCTGCCCGAGGATCCGGCCGTCTACCTGCACCGCGTGGGCCGCACGGGCCGCATCGGCAACAAGGGCACGGCCATCAACCTCTTCTCCGGCCGCGAGCTCGCGACGTACACCACGCTGGAGAAGAAGTTCGGCATCAAGTTCGAGAAGAAGCAGATGCCCGCGCCCGAGGAGGCCGTGCGCCTGTGGGCCGAGCGCCACGTGCGGGAGATCCGCGAAGCCGCCTCCGGCTCCATCTTCGAGGGCTTCCTGCCGCTCGTGTCCCACCTCAAGGGGCGCGCGGACTCGGATGACCTCATCGCCTTCCTGCTCAAGTACTTCTTCAGCCACCTGCGCATGGAGAAGGCCAAGGCGAACGAGGAGAGCGGTGCCCAGGCCGCCGCGCCCGCGCGTGCGCCCGAGCCCCGCCGCGAGAAGCGGGGAGACCGCGAGCGCCCGTCGTCCCGCCGCGAGGAGCGGGGAGGCGAGCGTCCGCCCCGTCGGGACGAGCGCCGCGCGGAGCCCTCCGGGGAGTCGCGCCGCGAGGATCGGGGTGCCGACAAGCGCCGCCGGGAGCGCCCCGAGAGGGGCCCCTCGCGCATGGACGCCGCCGCGGGCGAGGTGAAGCTGTGGGTCAACCTGGGGAGCGAGGATGGCCTCGGGCCCGGCAGCATCGTCACCGCGCTGGAGGAAGCGGGCGCGCCGCACAACAAGGTGGTGCGCGCGGACCTCAAGCCCGGCTTCGCCTATGTCTTCATCGCCGAGGAGGACCTGGCGGCGTTCGAGGCCCTCAACGGCAAGCCGTACAAGGACAAGTCCCTCAAGGTGGAGAAGAGCCGGCCGCGCGGCGAGCGGGATCCCAACCGGCCCCCGCCCTCCCCCGACGCGGGCCCCGGCGAGGTGAAGCTCAAGTTCAACCTGGGCACGGATGACGGCCTGGACGACGCGACGTTCATCGCCGCCCTGGAGGCCGCTGGTGCCCCCGCGGGCAAGGTGAACAAGGCACTGCTGCGCGGCCACTACGGCTACGCCTACGTGCCCGAGAGCGAGTCGCAGGCCTTCGAGGCGCTCGACGGCAAGCCCCACGGCGACAAGACGCTCAAGGTGGACAAGCACCGGCCCCGCGGCACCCGCGAGCGCCCGCCCCGCCCCGAGCGCACGGAGACGCCCGAGGTGCCCGGCCAGGCCCGGTTGTGGGTGGGCCTGGGCCGCGCCGACGCCGCCGACGAGGCCGCCGTCACCAGCACCCTGGAATCGCTCGGCGCCCCGGCCGGCAAGGTGCTGCGCGTGGAGCTCAAGCCGACCTACTCCTACGTCTTCATCGCCGAGGAGGACGTGCCCGCGTTCGAGGCGCTCCACGGCAAGCCGCACGGCGAGAACAAGACGCTCAAGCTCGAGCGCGCCCGCCGCAAGTAG
- a CDS encoding helix-turn-helix domain-containing protein: MRSNSPPVQDTSGPLRGLARRIRALRERRGLTQEDFATRCGISVSFASLLERGERSPSYETLVQAALALGVPLAELFRVEEEEAAGAHRLVDFARARALSRAEVDQLLEVARVLFGERAAQGLPAAESPRCQVADCGRAVLARGLCGAHYHRERRAAKAARPPPP; this comes from the coding sequence ATGCGCTCCAATTCCCCGCCAGTCCAGGATACGAGCGGGCCCTTGCGGGGGCTTGCCCGGCGCATCCGCGCGCTGCGCGAGCGGCGGGGACTCACCCAGGAGGATTTCGCCACCCGGTGTGGCATCTCCGTGAGCTTCGCCTCGCTGCTCGAGCGCGGTGAGCGCAGCCCCAGCTACGAGACGCTGGTGCAGGCGGCGCTCGCGCTGGGCGTGCCGCTGGCGGAGCTCTTCCGGGTGGAGGAAGAAGAGGCGGCCGGGGCGCACCGGTTGGTGGACTTCGCCCGGGCGCGCGCCCTGTCCCGCGCCGAGGTGGACCAGCTGCTGGAGGTGGCGCGGGTGTTGTTCGGCGAGCGCGCCGCCCAGGGCCTTCCCGCCGCCGAGTCGCCCCGGTGCCAGGTGGCGGACTGTGGGCGGGCCGTGCTGGCTCGGGGCCTGTGTGGCGCGCACTACCACCGCGAGCGCCGGGCGGCGAAGGCGGCGAGGCCTCCTCCGCCCTGA
- a CDS encoding Glu/Leu/Phe/Val family dehydrogenase, which produces MPPAVEGIQHYFRKVARIMDVGERIETLLATPLREVKVQVSIELDTGEIRTFHGYRIQHDNSRGPMKGGLRYHPSITQEECVTLASLMTWKTAVVNLPYGGAKGGIAVDPTQLSLKEMERLTRKYVDQVQDLIGPTRDIAGPDVNTNPQVMAWMMDQYSRFHGHSPAIVTGKPPELYGTRGRDAAAGRSLLYITREILRDTGLPMRGTRFALQGFGNVGSHTAQLLWQDGGVVIAVSDVYGGVYNPQGLDIPGLFEHVKRTGTVTGFGGGQACSNEDVLASDCDVLIPAALGGVLNRNNAAQVRARLVIEGANGPTEPEADEILEKRGVLVVPDILANAGGVTVSYYEWVQNLQHLSWEEERVNAELEKTMKEAYDRVAQLARSRKVTLRTAAYILAIGRVGKATVLRGI; this is translated from the coding sequence ATGCCGCCCGCCGTCGAAGGAATCCAACATTACTTCCGCAAGGTCGCGCGCATCATGGACGTCGGCGAGCGCATCGAGACACTGCTCGCCACGCCCCTGCGCGAGGTGAAGGTCCAGGTCTCCATCGAGCTCGACACCGGGGAGATCCGCACCTTCCACGGCTACCGCATCCAGCACGACAACAGCCGCGGCCCCATGAAGGGCGGCCTGCGCTACCACCCCTCCATCACCCAGGAGGAGTGCGTCACGCTCGCCTCGCTGATGACGTGGAAGACGGCCGTGGTGAACCTGCCCTACGGCGGCGCCAAGGGCGGCATCGCGGTGGATCCCACCCAGCTGTCGCTCAAGGAGATGGAGCGGCTCACGCGCAAGTACGTGGACCAGGTGCAGGATCTCATCGGCCCCACCCGGGACATCGCCGGCCCGGACGTCAACACCAACCCCCAGGTGATGGCGTGGATGATGGACCAGTACTCGCGCTTCCACGGGCACTCGCCCGCCATCGTCACCGGCAAGCCCCCGGAGCTCTACGGCACCCGGGGCCGCGACGCCGCCGCCGGCCGCAGCCTGCTCTACATCACCCGTGAAATCCTGCGCGACACCGGCCTGCCCATGCGCGGCACGCGCTTCGCCCTCCAGGGCTTCGGCAACGTGGGCAGCCACACCGCGCAGCTGCTCTGGCAGGACGGGGGCGTGGTGATCGCCGTGTCGGACGTGTACGGCGGCGTCTACAACCCCCAGGGCCTGGACATCCCCGGCCTCTTCGAGCACGTGAAGCGCACCGGCACCGTCACCGGCTTCGGCGGCGGCCAGGCGTGCTCCAACGAGGACGTGCTCGCCTCGGACTGCGACGTGCTCATCCCCGCGGCGCTCGGCGGTGTTTTGAACCGCAACAACGCCGCCCAGGTCCGCGCCCGGCTCGTCATCGAGGGCGCCAACGGTCCCACCGAGCCCGAGGCGGATGAAATCCTCGAGAAGCGCGGCGTGCTCGTGGTGCCGGACATCCTCGCCAACGCGGGCGGCGTGACGGTCAGCTACTACGAGTGGGTGCAGAACCTGCAACACCTGTCCTGGGAAGAGGAGCGGGTGAACGCCGAGCTAGAGAAGACGATGAAGGAGGCCTACGACCGCGTGGCCCAGCTCGCGCGCTCGCGCAAGGTGACCTTGCGTACCGCGGCGTACATCCTGGCCATCGGCCGGGTGGGCAAGGCCACGGTGTTGCGCGGTATCTGA